The nucleotide window CAAGTGCATAACAGGCTCTAGGCCAGCCCCGACGCACAGGCCGCCACCACGCCGAACGCCACCAGCCAGAATGCACTGACCGTTGGTGATACTTCCGGCGGCCCGCTTCGCTCGGCCCCGGCGGTCAAAATCGGCACGGCTATCAACAGCACGAGCGTGGCCAAAACCGAGCGCCGTGAGATCGGCTCGTTGAGCCAGAAGCGTCCCAACAGCGCGCCACCAATGATCGTCAGCCCCAACGTCAACGGCACCGACAGCGCGAGCCCGACGTATTTCAAGCCGATTTGAAAGCCGACGTTGCCGAGCCATTGACCAATCAGCCCCGTGACCGACAGTCCGACCAGCAACCGCGGTGTCGCCAGCAGAGGCAATTGCCGCGCCACG belongs to Planctomycetota bacterium and includes:
- a CDS encoding DMT family transporter, with the protein product MPRSEVPPADVNPAECSAVERAPAAAAKKLRPRGQVDPVLFGSGCGLMAAFIYTCSNTCLRQVAHCDPLWVATMKAGPTFAVAALILAVRVARQLPLLATPRLLVGLSVTGLIGQWLGNVGFQIGLKYVGLALSVPLTLGLTIIGGALLGRFWLNEPISRRSVLATLVLLIAVPILTAGAERSGPPEVSPTVSAFWLVAFGVVAACASGLA